Proteins found in one Lachancea thermotolerans CBS 6340 chromosome C complete sequence genomic segment:
- the AVT5 gene encoding amino acid transporter (similar to uniprot|P40074 Saccharomyces cerevisiae YER119C AVT6 Vacuolar transporter exports aspartate and glutamate from the vacuole and to YBL089W uniprot|P38176 Saccharomyces cerevisiae YBL089W AVT5 Putative transporter, members of a family of seven S. cerevisiae genes (AVT1-7) related to vesicular GABA-glycine transporters) — translation MSSSLGSGVLTLLHTACGAGILAMPYAFRPFGVLLGFGMIAFCGACSLAGLMIQGRVSKYAAERNASFFALAQVTYPQLSVIFDLAIAVKCFGVGVSYLVVVGDLMPRIFATFTSHGLLLSRNLHITLVMLFVVSPLCFMKRLDSLRYASMVAISSVAYLCVLVLVHYVWPSDEIRELRGHVSLGKPVGSFAALLSCFPIFVFAYTCHHNMFSIVNELRDNSLKGIYKVSIISVALAMSLYLLIGGSGYATFGDNVAGNIIMLYPQSAATTVGRVAIALLVMLAFPLQCHPARASVDHILHYFGAGKSHEAAPSPSSESSQLIPSSDTEDIVVEEGGPRQLAVMPLEGKRFIAITTSILLLSYLLAISVTSLARVLAVVGATGSTSISFILPGIFGFQLIGSEDQPGQSSTKTKFLKYLSLTLACWGMAVLVTCLSATLLLGATH, via the coding sequence atgtcttcttctcttggTTCAGGAGTGCTGACATTGCTACACACTGCTTGTGGAGCAGGGATCCTGGCCATGCCCTACGCGTTCAGGCCCTTCGGTGTTTTGCTAGGCTTCGGCATGATCGCGTTCTGCGGAGCATGCTCCCTCGCAGGGCTGATGATCCAGGGTCGAGTGTCAAAGTACGCGGCCGAGAGGAACGCATCTTTTTTTGCGCTCGCCCAGGTCACATACCCCCAGCTGAGCGTGATATTCGACCTGGCCATTGCAGTGAAATGCTTCGGCGTGGGAGTCTCCTACCTGGTGGTAGTGGGCGACCTGATGCCCCGCATTTTTGCAACGTTCACGTCTCATGGGCTCCTGCTGAGTCGAAATCTGCATATAACCTTGGTCATGCTTTTTGTGGTGTCGCCTCTGTGCTTCATGAAGCGGCTAGACTCTCTGAGGTACGCGTCCATGGTTGCCATCTCCTCCGTTGCTTATCTTTGCGTGTTGGTCCTGGTACATTATGTCTGGCCTTCGGACGAGATTCGCGAACTCAGAGGTCATGTTAGCCTCGGCAAACCTGTCGGCTCTTTCGCCGCgctcttgagctgcttCCCCATTTTCGTGTTTGCCTACACTTGCCACCACAACATGTTTTCAATCGTCAATGAGCTGCGTGACAACTCACTTAAAGGCATATACAAAGTGTCAATTATCTCTGTCGCGCTCGCCATGTCGCTGTACCTGCTCATCGGAGGCTCGGGCTACGCAACATTCGGCGACAATGTAGCCGGAAACATCATCATGCTGTACCCACAATCCGCCGCTACAACTGTTGGGCGCGTGGCGATCGCATTGCTGGTGATGTTGGCCTTCCCACTGCAATGCCACCCGGCAAGGGCCTCCGTTGACCACATTCTCCACTACTTTGGCGCAGGAAAGAGCCACGAAGCTGCGCCATCACCCAGTTCTGAGTCCTCCCAGTTGATACCTTCTAGTGATACAGAAGACATTGTTGTCGAGGAGGGGGGGCCACGCCAGCTGGCCGTGATGCCGCTAGAAGGCAAACGCTTCATCGCTATCACCACCTCCATCCTCCTACTTTCCTACTTGTTAGCCATATCAGTGACTTCACTGGCCCGCGTTCTTGCCGTGGTTGGTGCGACAGGGTCCACATCCATCTCTTTCATTCTTCCAGGAATCTTCGGCTTCCAACTGATAGGCTCTGAAGATCAACCTGGCCAAAGTTCTACGAAAACTAAATTTCTCAAATACCTCTCCCTAACCTTGGCTTGTTGGGGCATGGCTGTACTTGTTACGTGCCTCTCGGCCACATTATTACTCGGGGCCACACACTAA
- the SHO1 gene encoding osmosensor SHO1 (similar to uniprot|P40073 Saccharomyces cerevisiae YER118C SHO1 Transmembrane osmosensor participates in activation of both the Cdc42p- and MAP kinase-dependent filamentous growth pathway and the high- osmolarity glycerol response pathway) → MAVPNRVEAKQMRDHPHRIHEFRLANLVTDPFAISSLSLALIAWIIAFAGSVVAASNSKKYPAFSWWGIVYQILLMVLVLILYCYDLIDYYKSFLSGALAVAFVYTTNSAAEMLYQDGSRMGAASAGVILLSMINIIWMFYFGSDNASPSNRWIDSYSLRGIRHSVLESSIAMSSRPPLVSRNVSKYSASPQMDLYNATPAPHSQGFYPDTHSQHYVSSTALNGFENAGPPTAPALHGNMGHGNNTSTFVTDTTNGNTETTMGDTLGLYSDAGDELTSFPYVAKALYTYTADSNDAYEVSFEQGEMLRVGDIEGRWWKAKRANGETGIIPSNYVELVGENSI, encoded by the coding sequence ATGGCGGTCCCGAATCGCGTGGAAGCTAAACAAATGCGAGACCATCCTCACAGAATACACGAGTTTCGTCTCGCCAATCTGGTCACAGACCCGTTCGCAATCTCGTCGCTTTCACTCGCACTGATCGCTTGGATCATCGCGTTCGCGGGCTCCGTAGtagcagcttcaaattccAAAAAATACCCTGCATTCAGCTGGTGGGGCATAGTGTACCAGATACTGCTCATGGTTCTCGTTTTGATCCTGTATTGCTACGATTTGATCGACTATTACAAGTCATTCCTCAGCGGGGCGTTAGCCGTTGCTTTTGTATACACAACAAACAGTGCTGCGGAAATGCTATACCAGGATGGCTCTAGAATGGGAGCAGCGTCGGCCGGCGTTATACTGCTGTCCATGATCAACATCATTTGGATGTTTTACTTCGGTAGTGACAATGCGTCTCCCTCCAACAGATGGATCGACTCTTACTCTTTGAGAGGCATACGTCATTCCGTCCTCGAATCATCCATTGCGATGAGCAGCAGGCCACCGCTAGTCAGCCGCAACGTTTCCAAGTATTCGGCTTCTCCACAAATGGATCTTTATAACGCCACTCCTGCCCCCCACTCCCAGGGATTTTACCCAGACACCCATTCACAGCATTACGTCTCTTCAACCGCGCTCAACGGTTTCGAAAACGCAGGCCCACCAACCGCACCGGCGCTTCATGGCAACATGGGGCACGGAAACAACACTAGTACTTTTGTCACTGATACAACAAATGGTAACACGGAAACAACAATGGGTGACACTCTAGGGCTTTACAGCGACGCTGGTGATGAGTTAACTAGCTTCCCTTACGTCGCTAAAGCTTTGTACACATACACTGCAGACTCTAACGATGCATATGAAGTGtcttttgaacaaggtgAGATGTTGAGGGTTGGCGACATCGAAGGCAGGTGGTGGAAAGCGAAGAGAGCGAATGGAGAAACAGGCATAATTCCAAGTAATTATGTCGAGTTGGTCGGAGAAAACTCTATTTAA